One region of Danio aesculapii chromosome 7, fDanAes4.1, whole genome shotgun sequence genomic DNA includes:
- the rwdd gene encoding RWD domain-containing protein 4 produces the protein MTANEDQEMELEALRSIYEGDDCFKELSPVSFQFRVGDLDDSKSFLLEVSWPENYPETAPRISLDAFFNNRLSAQTKQYILSKMSEQVEANLGTAMMYTLFEWAKESQETLMENHQPVMSAVTLISSGDVMNNSTSVSKKKEKKEQLTKAQKRKLIGRTDNKGELPRGWNWVDVIKVM, from the exons ATGACTGCCAATGAAGACCAGGAG ATGGAGCTGGAGGCTCTGCGCTCCATCTATGAAGGAGATGACTGTTTTAAAGAGCTCAGTCCTGTTTCATTTCAGTTCAGG GTAGGAGATCTTGATGACTCCAAATCCTTCCTGCTTGAAGTGTCTTGGCCAGAAAACTATCCTGAAACTGCACCACGCATATCATTAGATgctttttttaacaacagact atctGCACAGACAAAGCAGTACATTCTTTCAAAGATGAGTGAACAGGTGGAAGCCAACCTGGGCACTGCCATGATGTACACACTTTTTGAGTGGGCCAAAGAGAGCCAGGAAACTCTCATGGAAAACCACCAGCCTGTGATGTCTGCTGTG ACCTTGATATCCAGCGGCGATGTCATGAATAATTCCACCTCTGTCAGTAAGAAGAAGGAGAAGAAAGAGCAACTAACTAAAGCACAGAAGAGGAAACTGATTGGAAGAACAG ATAATAAGGGTGAACTGCCAAGAGGATGGAACTGGGTGGATGTTATTAAGGTAATGTAA